GGCTTTATTTGCCGTGCAAGTGCCGGTGGAAACGGCCGCAGGGGAAGAACCAGAATTTCAAACTCGTTTAGTCGTGGCAACGGCTAACCCTCGGGGCGAAATCGATGGCACGCCTATTTTAGGACCTGGCACCTTTCAATTGATGACCGTGTCTAATGGTTTTGCGGTGCCAGCCGATGCTAGTGCTTTTGGTGAAAACAGTTATCGTTTGCCCAAGGCTCAATTTGATAGCTCAGGTGCCTATGTTCCGCCGCCGGCTGATGGCAGTGTTGACGCTGCGAATCTTTCCGCAACGGTTTTCGTGGGGGATTATGGATTGGTAGGCGGGGCCGATATGGGTGAAGGTAATTTCTTTTTGGTGGCCCAAGAAGGTGAAAGCCTCTCATTATGGAATGCCAAGGCAGAACCTACCGCAAACATCAGCCTAGGGTTTAGGCCATCCGCACAAAGCAATGTGCCGGTCATTGAAAGTTTCAAAGGTGTTGCAGGAAAATACGCGGTGTTGGGCACTGCAGATGCCTCGGGCCGGGTAATTTTGCTAAACCTTGACGACTCGAGCCAACAACCCGTGGGTGTATTTGAAACGGGGAATATTCAAAGCATCGCGCTGTCGCCCGATCAACAATATGCCTATGTGATGAATGCCGACGGCGAGGTGCGGGTGTTGACTTTAGCCGATGGCAAGGTTTCTACCCAGACCTTTGAATTTGCCAAGAGTGGCGGGCCTTGTCTTACCTTAGCAAAGGGCCTGGCCTGCTTTACCGCAGAAGGCCTAGCCTTTGCGCCTTTTGGTAATTGAACAGGGATCGGTTCAAAGATTTTTAACAAATCGCCGAACGTCTTCATGGTTACCTAGTAAAGAAAAAACAACTTCGTCTTTCCCCATAATCCACACGGTCCTTAATTTATCGTTGACGCGTGCCTCAAATACCCCCTCGTGTAGTTTTTTGATTCGCAAACCAAATGAAGCTTTTTGGGTTTCAAAATAAGTTTTTATCAACTTATCGGTTGCGATAATGAGTTCTTGATCTTTTGCATTGAGCTTATCAAACGCCTTAACAAAGCTTGATTTGTAGATGAACTTCATTTTTTCTTACGTTTTTCAAGGAACGAAATGCTTGAGGCGGCAGTATTAAAAACCACATCGCCAGTTTTGTCTTCTAAAGCCCATTTTTTGAATTTTTCCCATTGAGCAGGGGGGATCTTTTCTTCTACCGTGACGACCACCGGGGTCATAATCAGTTTGTTACCCTTGACCTCAATATCAAAATACTTTTCTTCATCGGCAGAAAACCCCAAACTTTCTAGGGCTTTTTTAGGTAGGGTGAGCTGATTTTTGCTAGTTACTTTAGTCAGCATGTCTTGTATCCTTACTTTCTAAAGTAAGGATACCTTACTTTTTGATTAAGTCAAGCTTCAATCTCTAGATTTAAATGGAAGATTCCATTTAATCCGAAACAAAATTGTTATTGTGCCGATGAACTCTTAATGGGAATGGGGGAGTGTAAGAGTTAAGGGGTCTTTACCAAGGGGTTTTTATGGCACCGCCGGGGGTTAAGGGTGATCTTCCAAAATTTCAATGGGTTAAAAACTATTGGCAGCGCTGGGCCGATGGTGAGGTTACGAATAAAGATTGCCTGCCGTTGGACTCACAGAAGCGCCAGGCCT
The nucleotide sequence above comes from Deltaproteobacteria bacterium. Encoded proteins:
- a CDS encoding AbrB/MazE/SpoVT family DNA-binding domain-containing protein is translated as MLTKVTSKNQLTLPKKALESLGFSADEEKYFDIEVKGNKLIMTPVVVTVEEKIPPAQWEKFKKWALEDKTGDVVFNTAASSISFLEKRKKK